The Branchiostoma floridae strain S238N-H82 chromosome 17, Bfl_VNyyK, whole genome shotgun sequence genome has a window encoding:
- the LOC118405052 gene encoding mucin-2-like: MTSQLPYMVLIAAVFSGMATTNANNGTTSAPTNIPSTISGVATTHSSNTSSTNPDSTTVTPAVPHNSSSVGTVGWSTASDVMNVTFSEATPSNSSDLHTTQTTVTTALNVTTNSGLQTTNGTATVGQTTTQTNGATLALTSTRAGSSTVVTETQFDNVTLNVSSTTTQTGNLSTNSVSSDTTSATVPVGTNASLSSAHAQASSVSVSSTVIGSHATPAQSTLQNQVVTLTSDNNVSSTRHSTATTDMANENTTTTMSTVGTTDQQMVNNTTTTILAGTTKNTTVSASTHQASTTGAVTSPSVTTTTKEMTSTNFTLSHSTTVSQYVTAVTAFGSTIRSAPTTTVLSSTSQEMTSSTTTTARAISTTDAVAAPTETTLNATSQAITSMSITTATPNKTNATTATTHDVVSTIMNGTFTPSVVPATSPVVATTQQPSTAANTTVLSQQGTTMLLGTLQPTENTTIDSVSTSTTNVTTLHTTSDITAASSAVATSSANTTQANTTPVTTTQPTPSQATPTKSTAAAATSSPFAANTTTEVATIVPSTPSSVPTTKNTTTQLLPLTTTRHTTAQGNTTTQSTITIPTTTTQSNVLSTPVPTPLVQSTPTPSTVAAMSTTRRSPLSPENSSVGTTTTVLGTTLVTNTSQSNGYTITPAPSTSTNIIVNSSLSFAVSSTATFSNTTPIAHTSTASSNTTVRSTSTTSEDYTLSRTALQTSTSRTVTASNATLSSSTPGVVSTSTLVTSSVNGTSTDIAVSSSSPTVGASSNAVSSNTTALLTTTVSNDVSTSRNVTTPLNTTISGSSTTASISPSEVSTDTNVSITTSFSSVTSTVSAPSTTKSTTNSIANVSQSEKPNNVTVSSSTTVTSVAPSVTPSTTDTTTTSITPSPPNGTTTYLAVSTTSSSGTTINPATTTVTNASFSVQTTSAAVSTSTLVQSVSSNTSSLGTAFSAPTPEANVSTSVQSTTPTPKVPSSSMSTVFNETSSPSGRSSTNVFQSVTSPTSTIPSTTLPLSISPNLTSSTTTVSNATTAANVSTSVAPTTPMVLSVTTATPTASPSNTTISDTTSSANVSSSETTTYQTTSKRATISSSSVTASTMNSEVSTNPNVTTTTLLSVTTPTVNVSLTDVSTESIAFSTTSVTPTSLSVSSNATTLHGATSTTSEPSSDGYANLTPTTYSGSPASNTSTVSSVPSNTTASYTIPSSTSVAPNVSTSTVSLDVITSSTTLPTSVSTSTGLSGVTTSGTMLSADVSLSTGSVNATQFSSTVVTTSTNRTTQLYVTTNATLTPASTTDQGDTTNTTSFSATNTTVAMEATSEAASAIPSTNETTSVSDSTTASTNISISTGANTTIMYASSSPQRSSLGPTTTAPSTTAKSTTRSETTKRTTAGPVGPQVTSTASTSLPDQSHSSSPPSGQSTASSKSSPFIPLTTRSISSPPTSSSAPFPSSSSAPTTTALRTTVVSPTALRVTVTTPTPIQTSLQTSTAVQSTKTSTTPTTQTTFTPSTTTTTTTIASTLQPTTTSKPTTTPLSTTTTKLTTTKPTTTTPTTEASTTTKRTTTQSRQTTTQPTTKPVTTTTRRATTTYLTTLTLRLTSSRASPNSYSVTASSVTSFPSNESSSETTSGGFSGGRGSTLGSGTNSPIAGKTTSRASSDTPVGENPEPDTITLAVWVIAGTLVGLFFLAFAGCAFFFLYIRPRSRVAHGETNPRATESPAPQATTTFQRQVYSHTVQWETWATSTSTEEANAVAGVSTRREYWEMRSLKSLESLESDSILLV, encoded by the exons ATGACATCACAGTTACCGTACATGGTCCTTATAGCCGCTGTCTTCTCAGGGATGGCCACAACAAACGCTAACAATGGCACAA CTTCTGCACCTACGAACATACCGTCGACGATTTCCGGAGTGGCCACGACGCACTCGTCGAACACATCGTCCACCAATCCCGACTCGACTACAGTCACCCCAGCCGTCCCGCACAACTCGTCAAGCGTCGGCACCGTGGGTTGGTCAACTGCGAGTGACGTCATGAACGTAACGTTTTCTGAGGCAACGCCTTCAAATTCATCCGATCTTCACACTACGCAAACTACTGTAACAACAGCTCTCAATGTGACAACAAATTCAGGTTTACAGACAACCAATGGCACGGCAACCGTAGGACAGACAACCACACAGACGAACGGAGCGACATTGGCGTTGACCTCTACTAGAGCAGGGTCATCTACGGTCGTGACTGAAACCCAGTTTGACAATGTGACATTGAACGTGTCGTCGACAACAACGCAGACGGGAAACCTTTCTACGAACTCTGTATCAAGTGACACCACCAGTGCGACTGTACCAGTCGGTACCAATGCGTCTTTGTCAAGTGCGCACGCGCAGGCTTCGAGCGTTTCTGTAAGCTCGACGGTGATTGGTAGCCACGCCACGCCTGCGCAATCGACTTTACAAAACCAGGTTGTAACGTTGACTTCAGACAATAACGTGTCTTCGACACGACATTCGACAGCAACAACGGACATGGCGAATGAGAATACAACGACTACAATGTCTACGGTTGGTACAACAGATCAACAAATGGTAAACAACACCACAACAACAATCCTAGCGGGTACAACGAAAAATACTACAGTTTCAGCATCAACCCATCAAGCATCAACTACCGGAGCTGTAACTTCGCCGTCGGTTACAACGACAACAAAAGAAATGACGTCAACAAATTTTACGTTATCACATAGTACAACAGTGTCGCAATACGTCACTGCTGTAACAGCGTTTGGCTCAACGATTCGCAGTGCACCGACGACAACGGTGTTGAGCAGTACATcacaggaaatgacgtcatcaacaacAACCACAGCTAGAGCAATCAGCACAACGGACGCTGTGGCGGCACCAACGGAAACGACGTTGAACGCTACGTCACAGGCAATTACGTCAATGTCTATAACAACAGCTACGCCGAACAAAACAAATGCTACTACGGCAACAACGCATGACGTTGTGTCCACAATTATGAATGGTACATTTACACCGTCAGTTGTCCCAGCAACAAGTCCAGTTGTAGCAACAACCCAACAACCAAGTACAGCGGCGAATACAACTGTACTGTCGCAACAGGGTACCACAATGTTGCTTGGAACCTTACAACCGACCGAAAACACTACGATAGATAGCGTTTCAACATCAACCACAAATGTGACAACACTGCACACAACGAGTGATATTACAGCTGCTAGCTCTGCGGTTGCAACGTCATCCGCGAACACCACTCAAGCAAACACCACGCCGGTTACAACTACTCAGCCAACTCCTTCGCAAGCGACGCCAACCAAAAGTACAGCCGCTGCAGCCACGAGTTCGCCATTTGCAGCGAACACAACAACAGAGGTCGCAACGATAGTTCCGAGTACACCGTCGTCTGTGCCAACGACGAAAAACACAACAACGCAATTACTGCCCCTGACGACAACACGTCATACAACGGCGCAAGGTAATACAACAACTCAAAGTACCATCACTATTCCTACCACAACGACTCAATCCAACGTTTTGAGCACCCCTGTTCCTACACCGCTGGTTCAATCCACTCCTACTCCTAGCACGGTTGCAGCGATGAGTACAACCAGAAGAAGTCCGTTGTCGCCTGAAAATTCTTCTGTCGGTACAACTACAACCGTTCTCGGCACAACCCTTGTCACAAATACCTCCCAAAGCAACGGATATACCATTACACCAGCGCCAAGTACTTcaacaaatatcattgtaaactCATCTCTAAGCTTTGCTGTGTCATCTACTGCGACCTTTTCAAATACAACGCCTATCGCCCATACGTCTACAGCATCTTCTAATACAACGGTTCGTAGTACATCGACCACCAGTGAGGACTATACACTTTCGCGCACTGCACTTCAGACAAGCACGTCTAGAACTGTGACAGCGTCTAATGCAACACTTTCTAGTAGTACTCCAGGCGTTGTATCTACCAGCACGTTAGTGACATCTTCAGTTAACGGCACATCTACTGATATTGCGGTTTCGAGTTCTTCACCGACCGTAGGTGCTTCCTCAAATGCTGTATCTTCGAATACAACGGCTCTTCTTACAACCACCGTCAGTAATGATGTAAGCACTTCTCGTAATGTTACAACACCTTTAAACACAACGATTTCGGGTTCTTCAACGACAGCGAGTATATCGCCTAGTGAGGTATCTACAGATACAAACGTTTCCATTACCACATCTTTTTCGAGTGTTACATCGACTGTGTCAGCTCCCAGTACAACAAAATCTACAACAAACTCGATCGCAAATGTGTCTCAGAGCGAGAAGCCAAATAACGTGACTGTTTCGAGCAGTACAACTGTTACGAGCGTTGCACCAAGTGTCACACCAAGTACGACTGACACAACTACAACATCGATTACACCCTCACCTCCAAATGGTACAACCACTTATCTAGCAGTTTCAACCACCTCATCAAGTGGCACAACGATCAATCCCGCGACAACCACTGTAACAAACGCCTCTTTTAGTGTACAAACAACAAGTGCGGCAGTTTCGACAAGTACGCTTGTACAGAGTGTCTCTTCAAATACATCTTCGTTGGGTACAGCTTTCTCTGCCCCAACGCCAGAGGCAAATGTTTCGACAAGCGTGCAGTCAACTACTCCTACGCCAAAGGTACCATCTTCTTCCATGTCAACAGTTTTTAATGAGACATCTTCTCCAAGCGGACGGTCCAGTACAAACGTCTTCCAAAGTGTCACATCCCCTACTTCAACGATTCCAAGTACAACATTACCATTAAGCATATCACCAAATCTGACATCCTCTACAACCACAGTTTCCAATGCAACAACGGCTGCCAACGTGTCCACAAGTGTGGCACCAACCACTCCGATGGTTCTTAGTGTTACAACGGCTACTCCAACGGCGTCACCTTCCAATACAACCATTTCTGACACAACGTCGAGCGCAAATGTCTCATCGAGTGAGACGACTACTTATCAGACAACATCTAAACGTGCAACAATATCATCTTCTAGTGTTACAGCATCAACTATGAATAGTGAGGTGTCAACGAACCCAAACGTTACAACGACGACCCTACTTTCTGTTACAACGCCAACAGTTAACGTGTCACTAACTGATGTATCAACGGAATCCATAGCTTTCAGTACCACGTCGGTAACACCCACCTCTCTAAGTGTGTCGTCCAACGCCACAACATTGCACGGTGCAACGTCAACAACCAGCGAACCTTCAAGTGATGGATACGCGAATCTTACTCCTACGACATATTCCGGTTCACCTGCTTCGAATACATCTACGGTTTCAAGCGTCCCTTCAAATACAACGGCTTCATATACCATTCCATCCAGTACAAGTGTAGCTCCAAATGTTTCAACGAGTACCGTGTCGTTAGATGTAATAACATCAAGTACAACGCTTCCTACAAGTGTTTCAACAAGTACTGGACTGTCAGGTGTAACAACGTCAGGTACAATGCTTTCTGCAGATGTTTCACTGAGCACGGGGTCTGTTAACGcaactcagttcagttcaacaGTTGTTACAACATCCACCAACCGAACCACTCAACTGTACGTTACAACGAATGCAACGTTAACACCAGCCAGTACAACAGACCAAGGGGATACAACAAATACAACGTCGTTCAGTGCCACAAATACAACCGTAGCCATGGAGGCTACTAGTGAAGCGGCGTCGGCAATACCGTCTACAAACGAAACAACTTCGGTATCAGACTCTACTACTGCAAGCACAAACATATCAATATCTACCGGAGCAAATACAACCATTATGTACGCATCAAGCTCACCTCAAAGATCATCATTAGGACCAACCACCACAGCGCCCTCTACAACAGCCAAGTCAACTACAAGGAGTGAAACGACGAAAAG AACAACGGCAGGTCCGGTAGGTCCTCAGGTAACATCAACAGCGTCGACCAGTCTACCCGACCAATCGCATTCAAGCTCACCGCCTTCCGGTCAGTCAACGGCTTCGTCAAAGTCAAGTCCATTTATCCCTTTGACCACAAGATCCATCTCCTCACCACCAACAAGTTCCTCAGCACCTTTCCCCTCTTCCTCATCTGCACCAACCACTACAGCGCTTAGAACAACTGTCGTATCACCGACGGCGCTACGTGTTACTGTTACAACACCTACACCTATTCAAACAAGCCTTCAGACTAGTACAGCGGTGCAGTCTACAAAGACCAGTACAACGCCAACAACCCAAACAACATTCACACCatcaactacaacaacaacaaccacgaTTGCTTCGACTTTACAACCTACAACGACGTCCAAGCCAACAACAACACCGTTGTCGACAACAACGACGAAACTTACTACAACCAAACCAACAACGACTACACCGACTACTGAGGCTAGCACGACTACAAAAAGGACGACAACCCAGTCAAGACAGACGACAACCCAGCCCACCACAAAACCGGTGACGACAACCACAAGAAGAGCAACGACAACGTATTTGACTACGTTGACGTTGAGGCTTACGTCAAGCAGAGCGTCACCAAACAGCTACAGCGTCACTGCGTCATCCGTGACGTCGTTCCCTAGCAACGAATCGTCTTCGGAAACGACGTCTGGTGGGTTCTCTGGGGGAAGGGGTTCGACGCTGGGGTCGGGGACTAACTCACCGATAGCCGGGAAAACCACAAGTCGCG CATCGTCGGACACACCGGTTGGTGAGAACCCGGAGCCCGACACGATCACCCTGGCGGTGTGGGTGATAGCGGGCACGCTGGTCGGGCTGTTCTTCCTGGCGTTCGCCGGATGTGCCTTCTTCTTCCTCTACATCCGGCCGAGAAGCCGAGTGGCGCACGGAGAGACCAACCCGCGCGCGACGGAAAGCCCTGCTCCTCAGGCTACTACAACATTCCAG AGACAAGTCTACTCTCACACGGTGCAGTGGGAGACTTGGGCCACGTCGACGTCCACGGAAGAGGCCAATGCCGTGGCGGGGGTGTCCACCCGGCGAGAGTACTGGGAGATGCGATCTCTCAAGTCACTGGAGTCACTGGAAAGCGACAGCATTCTCCTTGTGTGA